The Paenibacillus sp. RUD330 genome has a segment encoding these proteins:
- a CDS encoding biotin transporter BioY gives MLSSSQSLRRAVFIALFGALFVVFNAITISTGVSSLVPFTLQTMAVALVGAFIGGKDGFLSILLVNLLALAGLPLYRGHGGLAHMTGPTGGFIWFFPISALIIGLLVTAILRSKAGRHPAAAFALILVVMETFGSLFVYVGGIPWMMQVTGLPFDKAMAVGCYPFLLPDLLKNVAAAAITVALRSYLPVMRLKSRSRAFSAGKAA, from the coding sequence ATGCTGTCGTCTTCCCAATCGCTGCGCAGGGCCGTCTTCATCGCCTTGTTCGGAGCCCTGTTCGTCGTGTTCAATGCCATCACCATCAGCACCGGGGTGTCCTCGCTCGTTCCGTTCACCCTGCAGACGATGGCCGTCGCCCTCGTCGGCGCGTTCATCGGAGGCAAGGACGGCTTCCTGAGCATCCTGCTCGTCAACCTGCTCGCCCTGGCCGGCTTGCCCCTCTATCGGGGACATGGAGGACTCGCGCATATGACCGGACCTACCGGCGGCTTCATCTGGTTCTTTCCGATCTCGGCGCTTATTATCGGCCTGCTCGTGACGGCCATTCTTCGCAGCAAGGCGGGACGACATCCAGCCGCAGCGTTCGCGCTCATTCTCGTCGTCATGGAAACGTTCGGCTCGCTGTTCGTCTATGTAGGCGGCATCCCATGGATGATGCAGGTTACGGGCTTGCCGTTCGACAAAGCGATGGCGGTCGGCTGCTATCCTTTCCTGCTGCCCGATCTGCTTAAAAATGTCGCCGCGGCCGCCATCACCGTCGCGCTGCGCTCCTATTTGCCCGTCATGCGGCTGAAGTCCCGCTCCCGAGCCTTTTCAGCTGGCAAGGCGGCCTGA
- a CDS encoding YlbF family regulator, which yields MAGLKHSSIHDHGPNCPVEVYNTRDLLVRDDIMTKARELAGLIYSSEEVQVFRRAEKQIQGNDRVQTLMAGLKKKQKELVAFEQTFKNASMVQKIETEMDQLQDELDGIPIVGEFQQSQADINYLLQMVVSIIQDTVADKIALDGAKPEDPESCDE from the coding sequence ATGGCGGGACTCAAGCATTCCAGCATTCACGATCACGGGCCGAATTGCCCGGTTGAAGTGTACAATACCCGGGATTTGCTCGTACGGGACGATATCATGACCAAAGCCCGCGAGCTGGCGGGATTGATTTATTCCTCGGAGGAAGTCCAGGTGTTCCGCCGCGCGGAGAAGCAGATCCAGGGCAACGACCGCGTCCAGACCCTGATGGCCGGCCTCAAGAAGAAGCAGAAGGAGCTCGTCGCGTTCGAGCAGACGTTCAAAAACGCGTCGATGGTGCAGAAGATCGAAACCGAAATGGATCAGCTGCAGGACGAGCTGGACGGAATCCCGATTGTCGGCGAATTCCAGCAAAGCCAGGCCGATATCAATTACCTGCTTCAGATGGTCGTGTCGATCATCCAGGATACGGTTGCCGACAAGATCGCCCTCGACGGCGCGAAGCCCGAGGATCCCGAAAGCTGCGACGAGTAG
- a CDS encoding ATP-binding cassette domain-containing protein — protein sequence MSKATEEKAGPAEAGKWDPERVHREETAGPPGEGDRRRRTFQGSEGRTLLSVAGLVVYPEAPVQSEPLLQDIRIQIRQGEWVHIVGANGSGKSTLLRSLAGLGSSPQTEQSITRMLPSPFDARPLPVVLQQPEAAITGSTPWEDLVMALEYAGMNGADIIPRAEEALAELGMSALMHAPVSSLSGGQKQLLAAAGALAAGSPAMLFDEAASMLDNDSARLLMKHARAMQRRGIAVVWVTQNMDELEAGDRVFALKNGRMVWEGSSERFFSPLASGESPCRLAGLEAPFAARTAMELNALGFGMDAMPLNAGELAETWSGHGTSTASHRSRNAPSAVFRESSPSPAMLKPRSVPRDLILTEAVPRIPGADGSRSFSACFRGGRLTLLVGSNGSGKSTLLEASGGVRPLASGDIRLGEEPLWSGRRPNRDVLLSLGIALQQAETQWFAKSVREELHYSAKPYRLAGEERSRRIREAMEAAGLDAELLDRDPWTLSGGQQRRLALACIVAGRPEWLLLDEPSAGLDAEGTERLCSILKAHRAAGGGAVVAAHSLDALLPIADEVAVMEGGVVREVLAASHYARSIALEDGAPQALQAAACFGLLEADSVPWLSPSELANRLAFRNPAAAPATASEGKTENRQGTPPAGIREDQAGDRAARHSDDREEARAETRELSGKEARAETREEACKKEAHTVPRERDPERKGTGIGKGLDPRALIAAYLMVAAGVLSQNGWLGIGVSLALALAILIPLRSSLRIYAGAVKGYGMFVLTLTAVAGIGLAPLQFQWEPAADMLLRMLRLMLVMLLGLPLLALLPPFRLQKAADQLLAPLAKAGLPVARITLPISLLFRFIPLLAEEWQRYAMIGAARGKFASRPGRVPPTMLYRAAVPYMLSVLRLGDRAADALEAKGFGAGDGVKKSAFKLRLSMRDALALAVGAVLWGGLRLIAAM from the coding sequence ATGAGCAAGGCAACCGAAGAAAAGGCCGGTCCGGCAGAGGCCGGCAAATGGGACCCGGAGCGGGTTCATCGAGAGGAAACGGCAGGGCCGCCGGGTGAAGGAGATCGAAGGAGGAGGACGTTCCAGGGCTCGGAAGGGAGAACGCTCCTGTCTGTCGCCGGCCTGGTCGTTTATCCCGAGGCTCCCGTGCAGTCGGAACCGCTCCTTCAAGATATCAGGATTCAGATCAGGCAAGGGGAATGGGTCCATATCGTAGGGGCGAACGGAAGCGGGAAATCGACCTTGCTGCGCAGCCTGGCCGGCCTCGGCAGCAGCCCGCAGACGGAGCAGAGCATCACCCGCATGCTGCCTTCGCCTTTTGATGCCAGGCCGCTTCCCGTCGTTCTCCAGCAGCCTGAGGCCGCCATAACGGGATCCACGCCTTGGGAAGACCTCGTCATGGCTTTGGAATATGCGGGAATGAACGGAGCGGACATCATTCCGAGGGCGGAGGAGGCGCTGGCCGAGCTTGGCATGTCCGCCTTGATGCACGCTCCCGTGTCCTCCCTCTCGGGAGGGCAGAAGCAGCTGCTCGCGGCGGCCGGAGCGCTTGCGGCCGGCTCCCCGGCCATGCTGTTCGACGAAGCGGCGTCGATGCTGGACAACGATTCGGCCCGCTTGCTGATGAAGCATGCCCGCGCCATGCAGAGACGGGGCATCGCGGTCGTATGGGTGACGCAGAACATGGACGAGCTCGAAGCCGGCGACCGGGTTTTTGCGCTCAAAAACGGACGAATGGTATGGGAAGGAAGCTCGGAACGCTTTTTCAGCCCGCTGGCTTCCGGGGAATCGCCTTGCCGTCTTGCGGGTCTGGAAGCCCCTTTCGCCGCGCGGACGGCAATGGAATTGAACGCGCTCGGCTTCGGCATGGACGCCATGCCGCTGAACGCAGGAGAGCTCGCGGAAACATGGAGCGGGCATGGAACATCAACGGCTTCACATAGGTCCCGTAACGCCCCCTCTGCCGTCTTCCGGGAAAGCTCTCCCTCGCCGGCCATGCTGAAGCCGCGGTCCGTTCCCCGGGACTTGATTCTCACCGAAGCCGTTCCGAGAATTCCCGGAGCGGACGGAAGCCGCAGCTTCTCGGCATGCTTTCGCGGAGGCAGGCTGACGCTGCTGGTCGGAAGCAACGGATCGGGAAAATCGACGCTGCTGGAAGCTTCCGGGGGCGTCAGGCCGCTGGCGTCAGGGGACATTCGGCTCGGAGAAGAGCCGCTCTGGAGCGGCCGGCGTCCGAACCGCGACGTCCTGCTGTCGCTGGGGATCGCCCTGCAGCAGGCCGAGACGCAGTGGTTCGCCAAAAGCGTGAGGGAGGAGCTTCATTATTCCGCAAAGCCCTACAGGCTTGCGGGGGAGGAGAGGAGCCGCAGGATCAGGGAAGCGATGGAGGCGGCCGGCCTGGACGCGGAGCTGCTGGACAGGGATCCTTGGACTCTCAGCGGCGGGCAGCAGCGGAGGCTGGCGCTTGCCTGCATTGTTGCGGGGAGGCCGGAATGGCTGCTGCTGGACGAGCCCTCGGCCGGGCTTGATGCCGAAGGCACGGAGCGGCTATGCTCCATCCTCAAGGCGCACCGCGCCGCAGGGGGCGGCGCCGTCGTTGCCGCCCACAGCCTCGACGCGCTGCTGCCGATTGCGGACGAGGTCGCCGTCATGGAGGGCGGCGTTGTCCGCGAGGTCTTGGCGGCATCACACTATGCCCGGTCGATCGCCCTGGAGGACGGAGCACCGCAGGCTTTGCAGGCAGCCGCCTGCTTCGGACTGCTGGAAGCCGACTCCGTCCCGTGGCTCAGCCCGTCGGAGCTGGCGAACCGGCTTGCGTTCCGGAATCCGGCAGCCGCTCCGGCGACAGCTTCCGAGGGGAAGACAGAGAACAGGCAAGGAACACCTCCAGCGGGCATCCGGGAAGATCAAGCCGGAGATCGGGCAGCGAGGCATAGCGACGATCGGGAAGAGGCCAGAGCGGAGACTCGGGAACTGTCCGGGAAAGAGGCCCGAGCCGAGACACGGGAAGAGGCATGCAAAAAGGAGGCGCATACCGTGCCTCGAGAAAGGGATCCGGAGAGGAAAGGTACAGGCATAGGGAAAGGGCTCGATCCGCGCGCTCTGATCGCCGCCTATCTCATGGTCGCCGCAGGCGTCCTTTCCCAGAATGGCTGGCTTGGTATCGGGGTGTCCCTGGCATTGGCGCTGGCCATCCTTATTCCGCTGCGTTCCTCGCTCCGAATCTACGCGGGAGCCGTGAAAGGTTACGGCATGTTCGTGCTGACGCTGACAGCCGTCGCGGGCATCGGCCTCGCACCGCTTCAATTCCAATGGGAGCCTGCAGCGGACATGCTGCTGAGGATGCTGAGGCTCATGCTGGTCATGCTGCTCGGCTTGCCGCTGCTTGCCCTGCTGCCGCCGTTCCGGCTGCAGAAGGCAGCCGACCAGCTGCTGGCTCCGCTGGCCAAGGCCGGCTTGCCTGTAGCCCGGATTACCCTTCCGATCAGCCTGCTGTTCCGTTTCATTCCGCTGCTGGCCGAGGAGTGGCAGCGCTATGCGATGATCGGGGCCGCCAGAGGAAAGTTCGCGAGCCGTCCCGGCCGAGTGCCTCCGACCATGCTGTACCGGGCAGCCGTGCCGTACATGCTGTCGGTCCTCAGGCTTGGGGACAGGGCTGCGGATGCGCTTGAAGCGAAAGGGTTCGGGGCGGGAGACGGCGTCAAAAAATCCGCCTTCAAGCTGCGGCTGTCGATGCGGGACGCGCTGGCGCTGGCGGTCGGCGCCGTCCTGTGGGGGGGACTCCGCCTCATCGCCGCGATGTAG
- a CDS encoding phosphate propanoyltransferase yields MNKTVPVGVSARHIHLSQEHVEALFGKGYQLTEFKPLSQPGQFAANETVAVTGPKGSFPKVRILGPARKATQLEISRTDAFATGIKAPVRESGNIGGSAGVTITGPAGEVTIEEGVIVAARHIHFHTDDAEKWGIQDQQQLKVRVGGERGLVFENVIARVSPSFALDMHIDTDEANASGAKTGDTAEIIG; encoded by the coding sequence ATGAACAAAACCGTACCTGTAGGCGTCTCCGCGCGCCATATCCACTTGTCTCAAGAGCATGTCGAGGCGCTGTTCGGAAAAGGCTACCAGCTCACCGAATTCAAGCCCCTGTCGCAGCCCGGCCAGTTTGCCGCGAATGAAACGGTTGCGGTCACCGGTCCCAAAGGCTCCTTCCCCAAAGTCCGCATTCTAGGGCCTGCCCGCAAGGCGACCCAGCTGGAAATTTCCCGCACGGATGCTTTCGCGACGGGAATCAAGGCTCCCGTGCGCGAGTCCGGCAACATCGGCGGCTCCGCCGGCGTTACGATCACCGGTCCCGCCGGGGAAGTGACGATCGAGGAAGGCGTCATCGTGGCGGCGCGCCACATCCACTTCCATACCGACGACGCCGAGAAATGGGGCATCCAGGACCAGCAGCAGCTGAAGGTGCGGGTAGGAGGAGAGCGCGGACTCGTGTTCGAAAACGTGATCGCCCGTGTATCTCCGAGCTTCGCGCTGGACATGCATATCGATACCGATGAAGCGAACGCAAGCGGCGCCAAGACAGGCGACACCGCCGAAATCATCGGCTAG
- a CDS encoding iron-containing alcohol dehydrogenase has translation MRNFVYHNPTRLYFGEGQLQQLSKEAAQLGSNVLLVYGGGSIKKSGLYDEIMTVLGEAGCKITELAGVEPNPRLSTVHRGAELCRTNGIDWVLAAGGGSTLDCGKAIAAAAKYDGSFWDIVSRKAQVQDALPLGTVLTLAATGSEMNSGSVITNEETEEKHGWGSPHVFPRFSVLDPAYTATAPKDHTVYGIVDMMSHVFEQYFHHDPLTPVQDGFCESVLRAVVGTAPKLVGDLGNLEHRATILYSGTMALNGVLGMGTLGDWANHDMEHALSAVYDIPHGGGLAILFPNWMTYVLDDNVGRFRQFAVQVFGVEPDGKSDREIAEEGIRRLRGFWTSLGAPSRLADYGIGEERLEEMAAKAAPGRQIGNFRKLDEQDVLNIYRLSL, from the coding sequence ATGAGGAATTTTGTCTATCATAACCCCACCAGACTGTACTTCGGGGAAGGACAGCTCCAGCAGCTGTCCAAGGAAGCGGCCCAACTGGGCTCCAACGTGCTTCTCGTGTACGGGGGAGGCAGCATCAAGAAAAGCGGCTTGTACGACGAGATCATGACCGTGCTCGGCGAAGCCGGCTGCAAGATCACCGAGCTCGCCGGCGTCGAGCCGAACCCGAGGCTGTCGACCGTCCACCGCGGCGCCGAGTTGTGCCGGACGAACGGCATCGACTGGGTGCTTGCGGCCGGCGGAGGCAGCACGCTGGATTGCGGCAAGGCCATTGCGGCCGCAGCCAAATACGACGGCAGCTTCTGGGATATCGTCAGCCGCAAGGCTCAGGTGCAGGACGCGCTGCCGCTCGGCACGGTTCTGACGCTTGCCGCCACCGGCTCGGAAATGAACAGCGGCTCCGTCATCACCAACGAGGAGACCGAGGAGAAGCATGGCTGGGGCAGCCCGCATGTGTTCCCCCGCTTCTCTGTGCTGGATCCGGCCTACACGGCGACCGCTCCCAAGGACCACACCGTATACGGCATCGTGGACATGATGTCCCATGTATTCGAGCAGTATTTCCATCACGATCCGCTCACGCCCGTTCAGGACGGCTTCTGCGAATCGGTGCTGCGCGCCGTCGTGGGAACGGCTCCCAAGCTGGTCGGAGATCTCGGGAACCTGGAGCATCGGGCTACGATCCTGTACAGCGGCACCATGGCTCTGAACGGCGTGCTCGGCATGGGAACGCTCGGAGACTGGGCGAACCATGACATGGAGCATGCCCTGTCTGCGGTTTACGACATTCCGCATGGCGGCGGGCTGGCGATTTTGTTCCCGAACTGGATGACCTATGTGCTGGACGACAACGTCGGCAGATTCCGCCAGTTCGCCGTTCAAGTGTTCGGCGTCGAGCCGGATGGCAAGAGCGACAGGGAGATCGCGGAGGAAGGCATCCGCAGGCTGCGCGGGTTCTGGACTTCCCTCGGAGCCCCGTCCAGGCTGGCCGACTACGGAATCGGCGAAGAGCGTCTGGAGGAGATGGCGGCCAAGGCGGCGCCAGGCCGCCAGATCGGCAACTTCCGCAAGCTGGACGAGCAGGATGTGCTGAATATTTACCGGTTGTCCCTTTAG